A window of the Phragmites australis chromosome 20, lpPhrAust1.1, whole genome shotgun sequence genome harbors these coding sequences:
- the LOC133901795 gene encoding E3 ubiquitin-protein ligase WAV3-like, with protein sequence MVGVCAGGDGSEGTLARWRRAAAKRIGLSCASFFSYAASPSPPSKTISCSAVNAPAEGSDGEQQKLEEPTSTRMADKNLCAICLELLSSSSSSDVDNGERPAIFTAQCSHSFHFLCIASNIRHGNVTCPICRAQWSELPRDLKVPPLLHNQSDPILRILDDNIATSRVNRRSSIRAARYNDDDPIEPYTLTEHVDPCLRFTLIPAPVAAHHYPCGRLLPLQQHCQYSSSSMLSPPQIASPSRQRRAYLSVSLAPQPAMDLVLVASPNGPHLRLLKQAMALVVFSMRAIDRLAIVTNATTATRAFPLRRMTSHGKRMALQVIEHLCCVGGTDPVGALHKGLKILEDRAHQNPSNCILHLSDHPVRSCVGVDMNHSTPVHQFHVGLGFGVQSGFIMHEFEELLARLLGGVIGDTQLRIGEHGGMVRLGELRGGEERRIPLGIVADCGFVLVGFSYLEGGREDQLRTGEIAVGFEEKGDSRYCGMRDIGPSIGGERRSCCADRRDYHDPFIARRWAKHFNVYRA encoded by the exons ATGGTGGGGGTATGCGCCGGTGGCGACGGCAGCGAAGGGACGCTCGCGAGGTGGCGAAGGGCGGCCGCCAAGCGGATCGGCCTCTCCTGCGCATCCTTCTTCTCCTACGCCGCCTCTCCCTCCCCGCCTTCCAAGACT ATCTCATGCTCAGCAGTGAATGCGCCTGCAGAGGGCAGTGATGGAGAACAACAAAAGCTGGAGGAGCCCACCAGCACCAGAATGGCTGACAAG AATCTATGTGCAATATGTTTGgagctcctcagcagcagcagcagcagtgacGTTGACAATGGTGAGAGGCCAGCTATCTTCACAGCGCAATGCTCCCACTCTTTCCACTTCCTATGCATCGCCTCCAACATTCGGCATGGCAATGTCACATGCCCTATCTGCCGTGCACAATGGTCTGAGCTGCCACGTGACCTGAAGGTTCCGCCATTGCTGCACAACCAGTCGGATCCAATCCTCCGCATCCTTGATGACAACATTGCGACCTCCCGTGTTAACAGAAGATCCTCCATCCGTGCTGCCCGCTACAACGATGATGACCCCATTGAGCCATACACTTTGACTGAGCATGTGGACCCATGTCTTCGCTTCACCCTTATTCCGGCTCCAGTGGCAGCTCACCATTACCCCTGTGGACGCTTATTGCCACTACAACAGCACTGCCAATACAGCAGCTCCTCCATGCTTTCACCACCACAGATTGCTTCACCAAGCAGGCAAAGGCGTGCTTACCTATCTGTCAGTCTTGCTCCGCAGCCAGCCATGGACCTGGTTCTTGTTGCCAGCCCTAACGGGCCGCATCTAAGGCTCTTGAAGCAAGCAATGGCACTTGTTGTCTTCTCCATGCGGGCAATTGACCGGTTAGCCATTGTCACGAATGCCACCACCGCAACCCGTGCTTTCCCCCTGCGTCGGATGACATCCCATGGGAAGAGAATGGCATTGCAGGTCATTGAACACCTCTGCTGTGTTGGTGGAACTGATCCAGTAGGGGCTTTACATAAGGGCCTGAAGATATTGGAGGACCGGGCACATCAGAACCCGAGCAACTGCATCCTCCACTTATCTGACCATCCAGTGCGCAGCTGTGTTGGGGTGGACATGAACCATTCCACCCCGGTTCACCAGTTTCATGTTGGGCTTGGTTTTGGAGTACAGAGTGGCTTTATCATGCATGAGTTTGAGGAACTCCTGGCACGGTTGCTTGGCGGTGTCATAGGCGACACCCAGCTGAGGATAGGGGAGCATGGGGGAATGGTGAGGCTTGGAGAGCTGAGGGGTGGCGAGGAGAGAAGGATCCCTCTCGGCATTGTAGCAGATTGTGGCTTCGTACTGGTTGGTTTCAGTTACTTGGAGGGTGGACGAGAGGACCAGTTGAGGACAGGTGAAATCGCTGTGGGATTTGAGGAAAAAGGCGACAGCCGGTACTGCGGGATGAGAGATATCGGGCCGAGCATCGGTGGCGAGAGGAGGAGCTGCTGTGCTGACAGGCGTGACTACCATGACCCTTTCATTGCGCGACGCTGGGCGAAGCATTTCAATGTGTACAGGGCCTGA